The following coding sequences lie in one Thalassoglobus polymorphus genomic window:
- a CDS encoding DUF1559 domain-containing protein yields the protein MFVPQRSKRRGFTLIELLVVIAIIAILVALLLPAVQQAREAARRTQCKNHLKQLGLALHNYIDANRYLPPGAAVNLSVSSTGSNGSWGVHGRILPYLEQGSLYNGVDLTTAWDFQTAISGVKVPVFACPSDPKSDVARDPGGGKVTLYPTSYGFSYGTWFVFDPATGRGGDGLFYPNAKLSFRDAVDGSTNTMLAAEVKAWTPYQRNGGPSQTTVPDSIAEAEAIVASGGQFKNTGHTEWPDGRVHHTGVTTALPPNSKVRFSTGGVEYEETDYNSWQEGLDGGAGSPSYAIITSRSYHVGMVNVLMFDGSVRALSENLDRGTWRALGTRNGGEIVGEF from the coding sequence ATGTTTGTGCCCCAAAGATCGAAGCGACGAGGCTTCACTCTGATCGAGCTCCTTGTGGTGATTGCGATTATCGCGATTTTAGTTGCTCTTTTACTCCCCGCTGTGCAACAGGCCAGGGAAGCTGCCAGACGAACTCAGTGCAAGAATCATCTTAAACAGTTGGGGCTTGCCCTGCATAATTACATTGATGCAAACAGATACTTGCCACCGGGAGCGGCTGTGAATTTGTCAGTCTCATCAACCGGCAGTAATGGGTCGTGGGGTGTCCATGGTCGAATTCTTCCCTATCTGGAACAGGGAAGTCTTTATAATGGAGTCGATTTGACAACCGCCTGGGATTTTCAAACAGCAATCAGCGGTGTCAAAGTTCCTGTCTTCGCTTGCCCCAGCGATCCGAAAAGTGATGTCGCTCGAGATCCTGGCGGAGGAAAAGTGACGCTCTATCCAACATCGTATGGATTTAGTTATGGAACATGGTTTGTCTTTGACCCAGCTACAGGGCGAGGAGGAGATGGACTCTTCTACCCGAATGCGAAACTCTCTTTTCGTGATGCAGTTGATGGTTCGACGAATACAATGTTAGCTGCCGAGGTGAAAGCCTGGACGCCGTATCAACGCAATGGTGGGCCATCGCAAACGACTGTTCCTGACTCAATCGCTGAGGCAGAAGCCATTGTCGCTTCGGGAGGCCAGTTCAAAAATACGGGGCACACAGAGTGGCCCGATGGTCGCGTGCATCACACCGGAGTGACGACCGCTCTCCCGCCGAATTCAAAAGTCCGCTTCTCAACCGGAGGCGTCGAATACGAAGAGACCGATTATAATTCATGGCAGGAAGGTCTCGATGGGGGAGCAGGCAGTCCAAGTTACGCGATCATCACATCACGCAGCTATCACGTGGGAATGGTGAACGTACTTATGTTCGATGGCTCAGTCCGCGCTCTCAGCGAAAATCTCGACCGAGGAACTTGGCGAGCATTGGGAACTCGCAACGGTGGTGAAATCGTCGGAGAATTTTAG
- a CDS encoding aldo/keto reductase: protein MQYRTLGHSEISVSSIGMGCVTFGREIDEETSLQIMDYAFENGITLFDTAEAYAEGESERVVGNWMKSRTRRDQIVLATKIKGKLTRERIFSSIESSLKRLQTDCIDLLQTHSWDESTPLEVTFDALTTLVAQGKVRYVGCSNYDAAQLAATLKLSEQSNFSRLTSVQPPYNLVQREIEADLLPLCARENVGVISYSPLGAGFLTGKYRSGQSIPAGSRFDVIPGHQPIYFTDHGFRVLEELDASVQSTGLSHVQLALSWVLRQPNITSMLIGARNTSQIDQALQAMSLNMNSKR from the coding sequence ATGCAGTATCGAACGCTCGGTCATTCTGAGATTTCAGTCAGTTCCATCGGAATGGGATGCGTCACATTTGGTCGGGAAATCGACGAAGAAACGTCGCTGCAGATCATGGATTACGCTTTCGAGAATGGGATCACATTATTTGATACTGCGGAGGCCTATGCGGAAGGTGAGTCGGAGCGTGTCGTTGGAAATTGGATGAAGAGCCGAACGCGACGAGACCAAATTGTTCTTGCCACAAAAATTAAAGGGAAGCTCACTCGCGAGCGAATATTCTCGTCCATCGAATCAAGTTTAAAGCGTTTGCAGACGGACTGCATCGACTTACTTCAAACTCATTCATGGGATGAATCGACACCACTGGAAGTGACATTCGACGCATTGACAACGCTGGTCGCCCAAGGCAAGGTCCGATACGTCGGTTGCAGCAATTATGATGCAGCCCAATTGGCAGCGACGTTGAAGTTAAGTGAACAATCTAATTTTTCTCGGCTGACATCCGTTCAACCTCCCTACAACCTGGTCCAACGAGAGATCGAAGCGGACTTACTACCGTTGTGTGCTCGCGAGAATGTCGGTGTCATCAGCTACAGCCCGCTTGGGGCTGGTTTCTTAACCGGAAAGTATCGATCAGGGCAATCGATTCCAGCTGGCTCTCGCTTCGATGTGATTCCGGGGCATCAGCCAATCTATTTCACTGATCATGGTTTTCGAGTCCTTGAAGAACTTGATGCCTCTGTCCAAAGCACCGGGCTTTCTCACGTCCAGCTCGCGTTGTCCTGGGTTCTCAGACAACCCAACATCACCTCCATGTTGATCGGCGCACGAAACACTTCGCAAATTGACCAGGCACTTCAAGCCATGTCTCTCAATATGAATTCAAAGCGATAA
- a CDS encoding amidohydrolase family protein has product MKSKQITRREFVSAATIATASAFTLKSSIAAEPGEEKVPKIDTHLHCFAGTDSEQFPYHAKAPYRPTALATPEHLLSCMDAAGVDYAVVVHPEPYQDDHRYLKHCLDIGGDRLKGTILLFSDRPGSLEKMAKLCQQMDVMAVRVHAYAPDRLPPFGSKELRRLWKMATDLNLAVQLHFEPRYADGFEPLIKEFPKTTVLIDHMGRPFQGTPQEHAKVVRWSRFPNTIMKLSSIPTTRQYPHRDIQPTIRELTNAFGAERMMYGGGFGAETTGESYQQAFARARSLLLHLSENEQNQILGGTAKRILRFG; this is encoded by the coding sequence ATGAAATCAAAGCAGATCACACGACGTGAATTTGTCTCGGCTGCAACAATCGCGACTGCCAGTGCGTTCACTCTTAAAAGCTCAATAGCAGCAGAGCCCGGTGAAGAGAAAGTTCCAAAAATTGACACTCACTTGCACTGCTTTGCTGGTACCGATTCCGAGCAGTTTCCTTATCATGCGAAGGCTCCTTATCGTCCCACAGCTTTAGCAACTCCAGAGCATTTGCTCAGTTGCATGGACGCAGCCGGAGTCGACTATGCCGTAGTCGTCCATCCAGAACCGTATCAAGACGACCATCGCTACCTGAAGCATTGTCTCGACATTGGAGGTGACAGATTGAAAGGGACGATTCTACTTTTTTCTGATCGTCCAGGTTCGTTAGAGAAGATGGCAAAATTATGTCAACAAATGGATGTCATGGCTGTCCGCGTGCATGCCTACGCTCCCGATCGACTCCCGCCGTTCGGCTCCAAGGAACTGCGTCGTTTGTGGAAGATGGCAACCGATTTGAATCTGGCGGTGCAGCTTCATTTTGAACCTCGGTACGCTGATGGCTTTGAACCACTCATTAAAGAATTTCCGAAGACAACTGTCCTGATTGATCACATGGGGCGTCCATTTCAAGGAACACCACAGGAGCATGCAAAAGTTGTGAGGTGGTCTCGATTTCCAAATACGATCATGAAACTGTCCTCGATTCCGACGACTCGTCAGTATCCTCATCGAGATATTCAACCAACGATTCGTGAGCTGACAAATGCGTTCGGTGCAGAACGAATGATGTACGGCGGCGGGTTCGGAGCGGAGACGACAGGTGAGTCGTATCAGCAAGCTTTTGCGCGTGCCCGGTCACTCCTCTTGCATCTCTCGGAGAATGAGCAAAATCAAATTCTCGGTGGAACTGCGAAAAGGATATTACGCTTCGGGTGA
- a CDS encoding alpha/beta fold hydrolase produces MHISLRKIFFPAAACCIAAIFAEVNCTAEDSAKFASTVDETFVADHDGTKQKYVVMTPPEMIEGKPVSVLIVLHGHGSDRWQFVKQSRGECRAARDAALEHRMLLVSPDYRARTSWMGPAAEADLVQIIQTLKQKYNVQRIILSGGSMGGTGALTFSARHPEMIDGVVSLNGTANLVEYERFQDAIAASFGGTRELVPDEYRKRSAEFYPTKFTMPLAATTGGKDEVVPAASVLRLVDQIQKHNSNVLSIHRKEGGHSTTYADSKQAFEFVIQATNPKSE; encoded by the coding sequence ATGCATATTTCATTACGAAAAATCTTCTTTCCTGCAGCAGCTTGTTGCATCGCAGCGATATTCGCGGAAGTGAATTGTACGGCTGAAGATTCGGCGAAGTTTGCGAGTACAGTCGATGAGACATTCGTAGCGGATCACGATGGGACGAAGCAGAAGTATGTTGTCATGACTCCGCCAGAGATGATCGAGGGAAAGCCTGTCTCTGTTTTGATCGTACTGCATGGACATGGATCAGACCGGTGGCAGTTTGTCAAACAATCTCGCGGAGAATGTCGGGCAGCTCGCGACGCTGCTTTAGAGCATCGTATGCTTTTGGTCTCGCCCGATTATCGTGCACGAACTTCTTGGATGGGACCGGCTGCTGAAGCTGATTTGGTTCAGATCATTCAAACCCTCAAACAAAAATACAACGTCCAGCGGATTATATTGAGCGGCGGCTCGATGGGAGGGACTGGGGCGCTCACGTTCTCAGCGAGACATCCAGAGATGATCGACGGCGTTGTTTCACTTAATGGGACCGCAAATCTCGTGGAGTACGAGCGGTTTCAGGATGCCATCGCAGCTTCGTTTGGAGGGACCAGAGAACTTGTCCCCGATGAGTACCGCAAGCGGAGCGCCGAATTCTATCCGACGAAATTCACGATGCCCTTGGCGGCCACGACCGGTGGCAAGGATGAAGTTGTGCCTGCGGCGAGCGTTCTGCGGTTGGTGGATCAGATTCAGAAACACAACTCCAACGTCCTCAGCATTCATCGAAAAGAAGGCGGACACAGCACGACCTACGCAGACTCAAAACAGGCCTTCGAATTCGTGATCCAAGCGACAAATCCGAAATCGGAATAA
- a CDS encoding Gfo/Idh/MocA family protein has product MKAAFLTHADGPHMSAYFSALANAKDCDEVVMADPSGRWKDDAKKTLGEKLTRTYTSYAELLEKESPKFCLVSIGADHAPPVIEAALNSGSNVFSEKPACVSLDQFEKLATLAESKHLELMMAFANRTNPESLEARQMIRKGRIGKIYSIDMHIVADQTRLTRPAYHKTWLADKSRAGGGHLIWLGIHWLDLAMYLTGTEVTEATGAVANVGGQPITAEDSAAAILRFSNGTLGTLNSGYYLDTGYHTQIRIWGSKGWINLDSTGEPKMTWYENKGPNAKQIQTFDAGKKPRGYSPMVARAISAIANDTPPPITTQESLNTMRTVFGIYEAAETGTQKTINTVPVPFQPQPL; this is encoded by the coding sequence ATGAAAGCGGCATTTTTGACACACGCCGACGGCCCTCATATGAGCGCCTATTTTTCTGCCCTGGCAAATGCGAAAGATTGTGACGAAGTTGTCATGGCAGACCCTAGTGGTCGCTGGAAAGATGACGCGAAAAAAACGCTCGGCGAAAAGTTGACGCGGACTTACACCAGTTACGCAGAACTCCTGGAAAAGGAATCACCGAAATTCTGCCTGGTTTCAATAGGGGCCGATCATGCTCCACCTGTCATCGAAGCAGCTCTGAATTCTGGATCAAACGTCTTCTCGGAGAAACCTGCGTGCGTCTCACTCGATCAGTTCGAGAAACTCGCAACCCTCGCAGAATCAAAACACCTCGAATTGATGATGGCGTTCGCCAACCGGACAAATCCGGAATCGCTCGAAGCTCGACAAATGATTCGCAAAGGGCGAATAGGAAAAATCTACAGCATCGACATGCACATCGTCGCCGACCAAACACGTTTGACTCGCCCCGCTTACCACAAGACGTGGCTGGCTGACAAATCTCGTGCAGGTGGCGGGCACCTGATCTGGCTGGGAATTCACTGGCTTGATCTGGCGATGTATCTGACTGGAACTGAAGTTACTGAAGCAACCGGAGCCGTCGCGAATGTCGGAGGTCAGCCGATTACCGCTGAAGATTCCGCTGCTGCAATCCTGCGTTTCAGCAACGGAACTCTTGGTACTCTCAACTCTGGATATTATTTGGATACCGGCTATCACACGCAGATACGTATCTGGGGATCAAAAGGTTGGATCAATCTTGACTCCACCGGGGAACCCAAAATGACCTGGTATGAAAACAAAGGTCCAAACGCAAAACAGATTCAAACTTTCGATGCCGGCAAGAAACCTCGCGGTTACTCACCGATGGTGGCAAGAGCGATCTCAGCAATTGCCAACGACACTCCGCCTCCCATCACGACTCAAGAATCCTTGAACACAATGCGAACAGTCTTTGGGATTTACGAAGCTGCAGAGACAGGAACTCAAAAAACGATCAACACTGTCCCGGTTCCATTTCAACCCCAACCACTGTAG
- a CDS encoding DUF1501 domain-containing protein: protein MRETSDGRFENSLSRRAAMQVGAIGAFGLSLEKLLASDAQALNQKSSGQSPKSCIFIHQYGGLSQLDSWDMKPAAPSEIRGPYQSIETATPGFQVCELMPRLAKISEKYAVIRSMTHHMSQHDKANSMLLAGRSKPAEDDPSFGAMVSKLSPSLESIPAHVWLQKYGGGSAPPEHTYLTGGRLGMAYAPMLIGESHTDNPASSDFRVRAFDTGDSVSLKRLEERWQLLQTLQSFPESKSSSAFESLDIYQQQSFDLLHSSDAKSAFDINQEKPSTRDRYGRNPLGQNLLLARRLIESGVRLVNVVAWTGLAAGEKFVSLETWDMHGNANVGIFENGWNGLPFALPRTDIAVAALLEDLSERGLLDSTLVVLIGEFGRTPVISKGAKRVGRDHWPQCYSAMVAGAGIQGGTVYGESDSRAAYVKSSPVTLEDFTATLFKAMNINPASRLSPNGFTIPASDGSPIAELL, encoded by the coding sequence ATGCGGGAGACCTCAGACGGCCGATTTGAGAATTCTCTATCACGAAGAGCTGCAATGCAGGTCGGTGCCATCGGAGCGTTTGGGTTAAGCCTGGAAAAGTTACTCGCTTCAGATGCTCAGGCTTTGAATCAAAAATCTTCCGGACAGTCTCCCAAGTCTTGCATCTTTATTCATCAGTATGGCGGTTTGTCTCAGCTTGATTCCTGGGACATGAAGCCCGCAGCACCAAGTGAAATTCGTGGTCCGTATCAATCGATCGAGACGGCAACTCCGGGTTTTCAAGTTTGTGAACTGATGCCGCGACTTGCGAAGATCTCCGAGAAGTATGCCGTCATTCGTTCGATGACGCATCACATGTCGCAGCACGACAAAGCGAATTCCATGCTGCTTGCTGGTCGCAGCAAACCAGCTGAAGATGATCCATCGTTCGGAGCGATGGTCTCAAAACTTTCACCTTCTCTCGAGTCGATCCCGGCACACGTCTGGTTACAAAAATATGGAGGAGGCTCTGCTCCACCGGAACACACATATTTAACAGGTGGACGCCTCGGCATGGCCTACGCCCCCATGTTGATCGGTGAGAGCCATACTGACAATCCGGCATCGAGTGACTTCCGTGTTCGTGCGTTTGATACAGGTGATTCCGTCTCCTTGAAACGGTTGGAAGAACGCTGGCAACTGTTGCAGACTTTGCAAAGCTTCCCTGAAAGCAAATCTTCATCAGCCTTCGAGTCACTGGATATCTATCAACAGCAATCATTCGACCTTTTGCATAGCAGCGACGCCAAATCCGCGTTCGATATCAATCAAGAAAAACCTTCCACACGAGACCGTTATGGTCGGAATCCTCTTGGACAAAATTTACTGCTCGCTCGACGTTTGATCGAATCAGGAGTCAGGCTCGTGAATGTTGTGGCGTGGACGGGCTTGGCTGCTGGTGAAAAATTCGTGAGTCTTGAAACCTGGGACATGCACGGAAATGCAAATGTTGGGATCTTTGAAAATGGATGGAATGGGTTACCGTTTGCGTTACCAAGAACAGATATCGCAGTGGCAGCACTTCTGGAAGACCTCAGCGAACGAGGTCTGCTCGATTCCACATTAGTGGTCCTCATCGGAGAATTTGGAAGAACGCCTGTCATCAGCAAAGGTGCGAAACGAGTCGGTCGCGATCACTGGCCTCAATGTTATTCTGCGATGGTGGCTGGTGCGGGGATTCAAGGAGGGACAGTCTATGGAGAATCCGACTCCCGCGCAGCCTATGTGAAATCGAGTCCGGTCACGCTAGAAGATTTCACTGCGACCCTCTTTAAGGCAATGAACATCAATCCAGCCTCAAGGCTCAGTCCCAACGGGTTTACAATCCCAGCCAGCGACGGGAGTCCTATCGCTGAACTTTTGTAG
- a CDS encoding sigma-54-dependent transcriptional regulator has protein sequence MSSILIVDDEPSICWALKKALSEDGHQVNTTATAENAIQLITESVPDVVVMDVRLPGMDGLSALQELQRQIGKTPVIIITAFGDLDTAVQAINRGAFEYLTKPFDLDQAIHVIQKAIATGSSVTSADKTRSNEPLENHLLIGSSPAMQAIYRDIAIVAERDVPVLITGESGTGKELVAGAIHRYSKRAAGPFVPVCIPAMSESVLESELFGHTRGAFTGATEKRSGLIKAADGGTAFFDEIGDITIPTQVKLLRVIESRAITPVGGDDPLLSDFRLLAATNRDLDSMVADGTFRKDLYFRLNVYQIMIPPLRDRPEDIPLLADHFMKRIDPAGKVYLGKAASKELLSRPWLGNVRELRNTIEHAVIVTRSGEISADAFAAPMSITDSINKPASSLGQSVRTWIQSQIDDQTSDGEIVNLFDRFLSESESVLITEALSLTHGNRQEAAKILGIHRQTLREKIRRYQVNVSELS, from the coding sequence ATGAGCAGCATTCTGATCGTTGATGACGAACCTTCCATCTGCTGGGCTTTAAAGAAAGCGCTCAGCGAAGATGGACACCAAGTCAATACTACGGCAACAGCAGAAAACGCAATCCAGCTGATCACGGAATCCGTGCCTGATGTCGTCGTGATGGACGTTCGCCTGCCTGGCATGGACGGTTTGTCTGCTCTGCAAGAATTGCAGCGTCAAATCGGGAAGACGCCCGTCATCATCATTACTGCTTTTGGAGATCTTGATACCGCAGTTCAGGCGATCAATCGGGGAGCTTTTGAATATCTCACAAAGCCGTTTGATCTTGATCAAGCAATCCACGTGATTCAGAAAGCGATTGCAACAGGAAGTTCAGTCACGTCAGCTGACAAAACGAGATCAAATGAACCTCTTGAAAACCATCTATTGATCGGCTCTTCCCCAGCGATGCAGGCTATCTATCGAGACATCGCCATCGTGGCTGAGCGAGATGTTCCAGTGCTGATCACTGGCGAAAGTGGGACAGGCAAAGAACTCGTCGCCGGAGCAATTCATCGATACAGCAAACGGGCTGCGGGGCCGTTCGTTCCGGTCTGTATTCCTGCAATGAGTGAGTCGGTCTTAGAAAGTGAATTGTTCGGCCACACACGCGGTGCATTCACCGGAGCGACTGAAAAACGGAGTGGGCTGATTAAAGCTGCAGACGGTGGAACCGCCTTTTTCGATGAGATCGGCGACATCACAATTCCAACGCAAGTCAAGCTGTTGCGAGTGATCGAATCGAGAGCGATCACTCCCGTGGGAGGTGACGACCCTCTACTCTCCGATTTCCGATTACTGGCTGCCACAAATCGAGATCTGGACTCAATGGTCGCTGACGGGACATTTCGCAAGGATCTCTACTTTCGACTCAATGTCTATCAGATCATGATCCCACCACTTCGCGATCGTCCTGAAGACATTCCATTGCTTGCAGACCATTTCATGAAACGCATTGATCCAGCCGGCAAGGTCTATCTCGGGAAAGCTGCGTCCAAAGAACTCCTCTCGCGTCCCTGGTTGGGAAATGTCAGAGAACTTCGCAACACCATCGAGCATGCCGTCATCGTAACCCGTTCGGGAGAAATTTCCGCAGATGCTTTCGCCGCTCCGATGTCCATCACAGACTCGATAAACAAACCTGCGAGTTCGCTTGGCCAGTCGGTCCGCACCTGGATTCAATCTCAAATCGACGACCAAACTTCTGACGGAGAAATTGTAAACCTCTTTGACCGATTCCTATCCGAAAGCGAATCCGTACTCATTACGGAGGCCCTTTCACTTACGCACGGGAATCGTCAAGAGGCTGCAAAAATACTGGGAATCCATCGCCAAACGCTTCGCGAAAAAATTCGGAGATATCAAGTGAATGTCTCCGAACTTTCATAA
- a CDS encoding alpha-ketoglutarate-dependent dioxygenase AlkB family protein, with translation METIKLEEGGLLLYDDAFLPAKVADHYFTRLRDNCVWEQKPGLFGHMQPRLIASYGDAGVTYRYSGVDNTALPWLEELLEIKNKIETVRGEYNYCLLNRYRTGADSMGWHADDEPEMGNVIGSLSLGATRKFRIRHNETKATKTFLAGHGTLIIMAGTMQQFWKHEVPKTKQNVGERINLTFRKILASPK, from the coding sequence ATGGAAACAATCAAACTTGAAGAGGGAGGGTTACTTCTCTACGACGATGCTTTTCTGCCAGCCAAGGTCGCAGACCATTACTTCACCCGGTTGCGTGACAATTGCGTTTGGGAGCAGAAGCCGGGGCTCTTCGGTCACATGCAGCCAAGATTGATTGCCTCATACGGCGACGCGGGTGTCACTTATCGGTACTCCGGCGTCGACAATACGGCTCTCCCGTGGCTGGAGGAATTGCTGGAAATCAAAAATAAAATCGAAACGGTTCGCGGTGAATATAACTACTGCCTTTTGAACCGTTATCGAACTGGGGCAGACAGCATGGGCTGGCATGCAGACGACGAACCAGAGATGGGCAACGTGATCGGTTCACTATCATTGGGGGCGACACGGAAGTTTCGGATCAGGCACAATGAAACGAAAGCGACAAAGACCTTTCTTGCAGGCCACGGGACACTGATTATCATGGCAGGAACCATGCAGCAATTCTGGAAGCATGAAGTTCCCAAGACGAAGCAAAATGTCGGCGAGCGAATCAACTTGACCTTCAGAAAAATTCTGGCGAGCCCCAAATGA
- a CDS encoding sensor histidine kinase, translating to MRWPIRNQILVPFLFIQIATILAVALSSGWFAIRQVDDEVATRLENVMETLEKASYPLTSNILEQLYNLTGAEFVVYNFNGQQTASTLKEFALTTKELQSIPSPEQNSQFLRSQGSLTFAGEQFLAGKAMLKSNRGTVLVLYPKSALAAARWEAIVNPALVGGSLLLLTPLASFWISRRLARRIQDVQQHVSRIAGGDLTPMPILKSQDELRELSQSVNRMTVVLDQSMKRIQESERSAMLTQLVGGLAHQLRNSLTGARVSIQLHQRHCSTGEEEAIEVALKQLTLTEEQIKALLRLSRGESEVARSGDVAVILDDAISLVRPLCIHQKIDLVYNRDNFACLVEDQDAIRGAMLNLLMNAIEATPRNGEILVQTHSTGDEISIDVIDDGPGVAPDQLDKVFTPFFTTKPEGAGLGLALARHAAEDCNGTLTIIQQEKSTFRLSLPQLKNRPASAELANNKQSSASN from the coding sequence ATGCGCTGGCCAATCCGAAATCAGATTTTAGTCCCGTTTCTGTTTATTCAGATCGCGACAATTCTCGCCGTGGCCTTATCGTCTGGATGGTTTGCGATTCGCCAAGTTGACGACGAAGTGGCAACACGTCTGGAGAACGTGATGGAGACGCTTGAAAAAGCGTCTTACCCGCTGACCAGTAATATCTTGGAACAGCTCTACAATCTGACAGGAGCAGAGTTTGTCGTTTACAATTTCAACGGTCAGCAGACTGCTTCCACTCTAAAAGAGTTTGCCCTCACCACCAAGGAGCTGCAGTCGATTCCGTCTCCGGAACAGAACTCTCAGTTTCTGCGAAGTCAGGGTTCCCTGACCTTTGCGGGGGAGCAATTTCTGGCTGGAAAAGCGATGTTGAAATCGAATCGCGGAACCGTACTTGTTCTGTATCCCAAAAGTGCGTTGGCGGCAGCTCGTTGGGAAGCGATTGTGAATCCGGCCCTGGTTGGCGGATCGTTGCTCTTACTCACCCCACTCGCGTCTTTCTGGATCTCGAGGCGGCTTGCGAGAAGAATTCAGGACGTCCAACAACACGTATCCCGGATTGCCGGCGGTGACTTAACTCCCATGCCGATTCTCAAATCGCAGGACGAACTTCGTGAATTGTCACAAAGCGTAAACCGCATGACGGTTGTTCTCGACCAGTCAATGAAGCGAATTCAAGAGAGTGAGCGGTCCGCAATGCTGACACAACTCGTAGGGGGCCTGGCACATCAATTGCGAAATTCACTCACCGGAGCGCGGGTCTCAATACAGCTCCATCAACGACATTGTTCTACAGGCGAAGAAGAGGCGATTGAAGTCGCCTTGAAACAACTCACCTTGACCGAAGAACAGATCAAAGCTCTTTTAAGACTTTCGCGAGGCGAGTCAGAAGTTGCCCGCTCCGGTGATGTCGCGGTCATCTTAGATGATGCGATCTCGCTGGTCCGGCCACTATGCATTCACCAGAAAATCGACCTTGTTTACAATCGGGACAACTTTGCCTGTCTTGTGGAAGATCAAGATGCGATCCGAGGGGCAATGTTAAACTTGTTGATGAATGCTATTGAAGCGACCCCGAGAAACGGTGAGATCCTCGTACAAACTCATTCCACAGGGGATGAAATTTCTATCGATGTTATCGACGATGGTCCGGGCGTGGCGCCGGATCAACTCGACAAAGTCTTCACACCGTTCTTTACAACAAAACCGGAAGGAGCTGGTTTGGGACTGGCACTGGCACGTCATGCGGCCGAAGATTGCAATGGGACGTTAACAATCATTCAGCAAGAGAAATCCACATTTCGCTTAAGTCTCCCTCAGCTTAAGAATCGCCCCGCATCTGCAGAACTGGCCAACAACAAACAGTCATCCGCATCCAACTGA
- a CDS encoding exonuclease domain-containing protein has protein sequence MGAEYAVIDVETTGVGNKDRIVEVAVVVLNENLIIIDEYDTLVDPLRDVGPVDIHGISPSMLANAQGRGQDS, from the coding sequence ATGGGGGCAGAGTACGCTGTCATCGATGTTGAAACGACTGGTGTCGGAAACAAAGACCGCATTGTTGAAGTCGCAGTGGTCGTTCTGAACGAAAATCTGATAATTATCGACGAATATGACACCCTCGTTGATCCTCTGCGAGATGTGGGGCCAGTTGATATTCATGGAATTTCACCATCCATGCTCGCAAACGCTCAAGGAAGAGGGCAGGATTCGTGA
- a CDS encoding dienelactone hydrolase family protein, with the protein MNRKKASDFDPQVLGLYDDYCHGRLDRREYMKRLATFAVGGLTVESLMSSMSPNYAWAEQVKPDDPRIQSEMITYNSPDGAGEMKGLLARPAKGDKFPAVLVIHENRGLNPYIEDVARRLAVQGFLALAPDALTPLGGYPGNDDDGRSMQAKRDGEKMTQDFIAAAKFLDSHQLSTGKVGAVGFCYGGGVVNQLAVRIPDVLDAGVPFYGRQPDVADVSKIKAPLLIQNAENDARILAGAAAFEAAMKKNGKSFTAYVYPGVNHGFHNDTTPRYDEAAAELAWKRTIAFFKEHLAS; encoded by the coding sequence ATGAACCGTAAGAAAGCAAGCGACTTCGATCCACAAGTTCTGGGTCTGTACGATGACTATTGCCACGGGCGACTTGATCGTCGGGAATACATGAAACGTCTTGCGACGTTTGCTGTGGGTGGCCTGACTGTGGAAAGTTTGATGTCAAGCATGAGTCCCAATTATGCTTGGGCAGAACAAGTCAAACCGGATGACCCACGTATTCAGAGTGAGATGATTACTTACAATTCTCCTGATGGAGCAGGGGAAATGAAAGGGCTGTTGGCTCGTCCGGCGAAGGGGGATAAGTTTCCGGCTGTGTTGGTGATACATGAGAATCGAGGCCTGAATCCCTATATCGAAGATGTCGCGCGTCGACTCGCGGTTCAGGGATTCCTCGCATTAGCTCCCGATGCACTGACTCCACTCGGTGGGTATCCGGGCAACGATGACGATGGTCGTTCGATGCAGGCGAAACGGGACGGAGAGAAGATGACTCAAGACTTCATCGCAGCCGCCAAGTTCCTCGATTCGCATCAACTATCGACCGGAAAAGTTGGAGCTGTCGGTTTCTGTTACGGCGGTGGCGTTGTGAATCAACTCGCTGTGCGAATTCCAGATGTTCTCGACGCTGGTGTTCCGTTTTATGGAAGACAACCCGACGTTGCGGATGTTTCAAAAATCAAAGCTCCTTTGCTGATTCAAAATGCAGAAAACGACGCGCGCATCCTCGCCGGAGCTGCAGCTTTTGAAGCTGCGATGAAAAAAAACGGCAAGTCGTTTACGGCGTACGTCTATCCCGGCGTGAATCATGGTTTTCACAACGACACAACTCCCCGTTACGACGAAGCCGCTGCTGAACTGGCATGGAAGCGGACCATTGCGTTCTTCAAAGAACACCTGGCCTCATAG